The sequence CATGACCCCCCCTGACGCCCACCAGGCCCTGCGTGAAACCCTCACGCGCCTGCACCTGGAACTGCCCCGCAACGGTCTGGTCACCTGGACGAGCGGCAACATCAGCGCCCGCCTGCCCGGCGGGGAGGGCCTGCTGATCAAACCCAGCGGCGTGACCTTCGAGGACCTCACGCCGCAGGGCATGGTCCACACGGACCTGCACGGGCAGCCTGCCCCCGGCACGCTCAGTCCGTCCTCGGACACCGCCACGCACGCCTACATCTACCGGCACCTGCCGCACGTGGGCGGCATCGTGCACACCCACAGTCCCTACGCGACCGCCTGGGCCGCCAACGCCCGCGAGATTCCCTGCTTCCTGACCGCCATGGCCGACGAGTTCGGCGGCCCCATCCCCTGCGGCGGCTTTGCCCCCATCGGCGGCGAAGAGATCGGCGCGGAAGTCGTGCGCGTCCTGCGCGGACACCGCTCCCCGGCCATCATCCTGCAGAACCACGGGGTGTTCACCATCGGCCCCACGCCCCGCGCCGCCCTGAAAGCCGCCGTGATGGCCGAGGACGTCGCCCGCACCGCCTTCCTCGCCACGCAGCTCGGCGCGCCGGCGCCCCTCGCGCCCGACGACATCGACCGGCTGTACGACCGTTACACGAACGTGTACGGTCAGCGCCCCGCCCCACAAGGAGAAGTGACCCGTTGAAACACCTCGCTCACCCCCGGCTGTGGTTCGTCTGCGGCTCCCAGCACCTGTACGGCCCCGACACCCTCGCCCAGGTCGCCGAACACGCCCGCGTCATCGGGCAGGCCCTGAACGACAGCCCGTCCATTCCGCTGGATGTGGCCGCCAAGGGCGTCCTGACCACCCCGGAGGACATCCGCGCGCTGTGCCTGCAGGCCAACGCCGACCCCGAATGCGCCGGCCTGATTCTCTGGATGCACACCTTCAGCCCCGCCAAAATGTGGATCGGCGGCCTGAGCGCCCTGAACAAACCGTTCGTGCACCTGCACACCCAGTTCGAGCAGGCGCTCCCGTGGGACCGCATCGACATGGACTACATGAACCTGAACCAGTCGGCGCACGGCGACCGCGAAGCGGGGTTCCTGCACACCCGCATGCGCCTGGACCGCAAGGTCGTGGTCGGGCACTGGCAGGATGAGGAGGTGCACGCCCGGCTGGGCGCCTGGACCCGCGCCGCGTGGGCCTGGCACGACCTGCAAGGCGCGAAGTTCGCCCGGTTCGGGGACAACATGCGCGCCGTGGCCGTCACCGAGGGCGACAAGGTGAGCGCCGAGATGCGCTTCGGCTTCCAGGTGAACACCTACGCGGTGGGTGACCTGGCCGAGCGGGTGAATGCCGTCCCGGAGGCCGAGGTTGACGCGCTGGTCGACACGTACCTGAGCGAGTATGACGTGGCGCCGGACCTCCGCCCGGACGGGGAGCGGCACGCCTCATTGCGGGACGGCGCCCGCCTTGAGGCGGGCATGCGCGCCTTCCTGGAGGAAGGCGGATTCAAGGGCTTCACCGATACCTTTGAGGACCTGCACGGCCTGCCCCAGCTGCCGGGCCTCGCCACGCAGCGCCTGATGGCCGACGGGTACGGTTTCGGCGGCGAGGGGGACTGGAAGGCCGCCGCCCTCGTGCGCGCCATGAAAGTCATGGCTCACGGCCTCCCGGGCGGCACGTCCTTCATGGAGGACTACACGTACCACCTCGCGCCGGGGCAGCATCAGGTGCTGGGCGCCCACATGCTGGAGATCTGCCCGAGCATCGCCGCGCAGCAGCCACGACTGGAAGTGCACCCGCTCGGGATCGGCGGTAAGGACGACCCGGTGCGGCTGGTGTTCGACGCCCAGCAGGGACCGGCCATCAACGTCTCGCTGATTGACCTGGGCAGCCGCTTCCGGCTGATCGTGAACGAGGTGGACGCCGTGGCGCACCCGCCCCTGCCGAACCTGCCGGTCGCGCGGGCCGTGTGGGAATGCCGGCCGGACTTCAAGACGGCGTGCGCCGCGTGGATTCACGCCGGAGGAGCGCACCACACCGGGTACAGCTACGCGGTCACCACGGAAATGATCGAGGACTTCGCCGCGATCGCGCGGGTGGAACTCGCCGTGATCGACGCCGACACCCGCCTGCGTGAGTTCCGGCAGACCCTGCAGCTGAGCGACCTGTACCACGTCCTTGCCCAGGGCCTGCGCGCGTGAAGGGCGCGGCCCGGAGCGCAGCCCTGAGGGCCGCGGTGGCGCTGGCCGCCGGCCTGGGCTCCGTGCTGGCGCTCGGCGGCGGCCACGCCACCCAGCCGGTCCTGCGCGGCGACCTGAACCTCCACGACCCGACCGTGCTGCGGCTGCCCGGCGGATTCGTGGCAATGGGCACCGGGTACGAAGACATCGACGGCGGCACCCTGCGCCTGAAAACGTCCCAGGACGGCCTTTCCTGGACCGACGCCGGGCACCTCGGCGACCGCCAGCCAGCCTGGGTGAGGACCCTGCTGGGCCAGAATCCACCGAACCTCTGGGCGCCCAGCCTGGTCCAGGCCGGGCGCACCACGTACCTGTACTACGCCGCGTCCACCTTCGGGCAGAACACCAGCGGCATCGGCCTGATGACCAACGCCGCCCTGAACCCCCGGCACCCGGATCAGGGCTGGGTCGACCGCGGCCTCGTGCTGGCCAGTGGCCGCGGCGACCCGTTCAACGCCATCGACCCGGCGCGCCTGGACACGCCGGACGGCCGGGCGTGGCTGGCCTTCGGGTCCTTCTGGGACGGCATCAAACTGCGGGAACTGGACCCCTCGACCGGCCAGCTGCACCCGGCGCGCCCCACCACCTACGCGCTGGCCTCCCGGGGCGGCGGGGCGATCGAGGCAGCGAGTCTCGTGCAGCGCAGCGGCTACACGTACCTGTTCGTGTCGTTCGACCGGTGCTGCGCCGGGCTGAGCAGCACCTACCGGATCATGGTGGGCCGCGCGAAAGACGTGACCGGCCCGTACCTTGACCGCCAGGGCCGGCCCCTGCTGCAGGGGGGCGGAACGCCGGTGCAGGTCACGCAGGGCCGTTTCGTCGGACCCGGCGGCCAGGAGGTCTTCATGAACGGCGCCGCTCCGTTCCTGGCGTACCACTACTACGACGCCGAGCAGGGCGGCGCGCCGCAACTCCAGACCAGCCCGCTCCTGTGGGACGCGGCCGGCTGGCCCAGCCTGCCCCCACTGCCCCAGGAGGCCCACCCATGACGCACGACGCGGCCGTCCTTACCGGTCCCGGCACCTTTGCCTTCACGCAGCGCGCCCTGACGCCGCCCGCCCCGGGTGAGGTGACGGTGCGGGTGCGCGCCGTGGGCATCTGCGGCTCGGACATTCACATGTACACGGACGGACGCATCGGCACCAGTGAGATTCTGTCCCCACTGGTGCTGGGGCACGAGTTCATGGGGGAGATCACCCGGGCCGCGCCGGGAACGGTGGACGGCACCGGGCAGCCGCTGCAGGTGGGAGCGCGCGTGGCCGTGGAACCACATGTGGCGTGCGGACACTGCCGCGCCTGCCGCGAAGGGCACCCGAACCTCTGCCCGGACCACACCTTCATGGGCGTATTTCCGCGCGACGGCGCCCTTCAGACCCACCTGAACGTCCCGGCGCACAACACCTTCGTGCTTCCGGACAGCGTCACCGACCTGGGCGGCGCGATGCTCGAACCCCTCGGGGTGGCGCTCCACGCGCTGCGGCTGGGGCACGTGCGTGTCGGAGACCGCGCCGCGGTGGTCGGCGCCGGCCCGATCGGGCTGCTGCTCACCCAGCTGCTGCACCTGAACGGAGTCACAGCCCTGCATGTCACCGAGCCGCTGCCCTGGCGCCGCGCCCTGGCCGCCGAACTGGGCGCCACCAGCACGGATCCCACCTTCACCGAGGAACACGACAGCCGCTACGACGTGGTGTTCGAGGCGGCCTGGGCCGACGGGTCCGTGCAGGACGCCGCGCGTCTCGCCCGGCCCGGCGCGCGCGTGGTGCTGGTCGGCATTCCCGGCAACGACGAACTGCGCGTGCAGCATTCACTGGCCCGGCGCAAGGGCCTGAGCCTGATCCTGGCCCGGCGGATGGCGCACACGTACCCGGAAGCGACCGCCCTGGTCGCCGCAGGACAGCTGGACGTGGACCGGCTGGTCAGCGCCACCTATCCCCTCTCGCAGGTGCAGCGTGCCTTCGAGGACCACGCGGCGTACCGCCCGGGCGTGATCAAGCTGATGGTGACCTTCCCGCACGGGCCCGCCTGAGCGGCGCCGCGCCCGACTGCTACAGTGACGCCATGGTCCTCACCCTCCGCGCGCGCCCCAGCCCGGCCGGCCATGGGTAAACCGGGCGCGCCGGCCGCCACCATCTATGACGTCGCCCAGCGGTCCGGGGTGTCATACCAGACCGTGTCACGCGTCATCAACAATCACGCCAACGTGGCGGCCGCCACGCGCGAACGGGTCCTCAAAGCCATTGAGGACCTCAACTACCGTCCCAGCCTCCTTGCCAAAAGTCTCGTCACCCGCCGCTCGGGTCTGCTGGGCGTCGTGGCGTACGGCACCGAACAGTTCGGCCCGGCGCAGGTGGTGCAGAGCATTGAACGCAGCGCCCGCAGCCAGGGCTACGAGATCCTGCTCGTCTCCCTGCGGGAATTCGAGCAGCCGGCCATGCTCAGTGCCGTTGCCCGGCTTCAGCAGTTCGGGGTGGACGGCATGGTGCTCCTCTCCCCGTACGACGCGCATGACGTCGTGCGCGGCCTCACCTGTCAGGTGCCGTTCATCCTCGTGGACGCCACGGCCGACGTGGACGGCACCACCGTCAGCATCGACCAGTTTGAGGGCGCCGTCATGGCGGTCGAACACCTTCTCAGCCTGGGGCACCGTCAGGTGCTGCATCTCAGCGGCCCGCGCCCCTGGAGCGACGCGGAACTGCGCTACCAGGGGTACGTTCACACGCTCCAGCGGCACGGCCTGCCGGTCCTGCCGCGCTTCGAGGGCGACTGGAGCCCAGGCAGCGGTTACGCGGCGGCCCAGCAGGCCCTGGCGTCCGGTGAGGGGTTCACCGCGATATTCGCCGGGAATGACCAGATGGCCCTCGGCGCCCTCAGCGCCCTGAAAGCCGCAGGCCGGAACGTGCCCGGGGACGTGGCCCTTGTGGGCTTCGACGACACGCCGGAAGCGGCCTTCTTCGACCCGCCCCTGACCACTGTCGTGCAGGACTTCGGGCTGCTGGGCCGCAAGAGCCTGGAGGAACTGCTGCGCCTGATCGAGCAGCCCCAGTCACACCGCCGGCACATCGTGTTCCAACCGCAAATGAGGGTGCGCGCCAGCGCTCCTGCCCCTCTCCCGGGGCAGGCGAGCAGAGGACCCAGCTGATTGACGGCGCCCACCTTGAACCGGCCGGGCAGCGGTCCGGTGAAGAAAACGGCAGGCCAGGCGCTGCCGGTGCACACCGGAAGGTGAGCCGGACGGCTGCCTGACCCAGAGCTTCCGACAGGTCAGGACGCGGGACGAAGTCAAAGGGCGGAGCGTCCTGGGCGTGCTTCGGCCGGCATGCATGGTCAGCCTGCTCCGCCGCCTCGCTGGATGATTTCGAGTCAGGTCCCCTGTCCGGGTGGGCCCTTCAATCACCCGTATATTCGCGTCTGCGCCTCCCGCTGGTGGAATGACGAAACCCGGACTGTTTGCCGGGGTCACGCGCCCAATCACAGGGGGCCAGACCGCAAGCCCCGCTCCCGCTGCGCCCCTCCCCTGTATGCGAGGGAAGATTCAGTGACTGGAACGGCGAGGATGGAAAGTCGTCGGCTGCGGAGAATTCCTATCATAACCCCGTGCGTACCCTCGCCTTCTGGACCGGCTTGATTTCCATCTGTCTTCTCACCGGGCTCGGCCACGCGGCCGCCGCGTCTGTCACGCCGACATCCAGCGACGCGGCCCTGACCTGCGCCGCGTTGCCCAGCTCCGCCGTGACACTCCCCCAGGGTGCCGCTCTTTCTCCCGTCCCCCCCCTGCCGATAACCCCAGCGAACCAGACGCCCGTCGCGCCGGACTCCGTCCCCCCTGCCCCCGCGCCCCTCACGCCTCCGCCCCTGCCGAGCATGGTGAGCGGCCGCGTGAGCTTCTTCGCGGCGATTTATGACGACAGCGGCCAACCAGTGCGCACCATCACGCTCGGCAATCCCGACGCTGTTCATCCTCTGGCCAGCACCTTCAAGCCGCTGGTGGTGCGCGCCATCCTGGGCGACGTCGATGGCGGGCGCTTCAAGCTGACCAGCCCGTTCACCACCACGGTTGCCAACCGCAGCATCGAGGGGTACCCCCAGGGCACCAATCCCCTGCAGGACCTCGTGCGCCGCGCCATCTACGAGAGTGACAACACGGCCGCGGACATCCTGCACCTCGCTTACGGTCCAGCCCGGCTGGCGCGGGAAGTCAACAGCCGGAGCCCCTGCACGAAGGTGCTGCTGACCACCAAGGCCTGGTGGGCCGCGCAGTCCGGGCAGACGCCGCAGGTGATGCCGCTTGACCCCCGGACCGGCAACGTACTGCCCCGCGCCGCGGCCTACGCGCAACTTCCGTTCGAGGAGCGCGTCGCGTTCGCCCAGCGTCTGATTCAGGAATCGCAGACACTGAATGCCCCGGCGATGAACAAAAAGCTCGACCAGTATTTCCTCGGCCCGTCCTACACGCCGGACCTGGAGGTCTACATCCAGAACACCAGCACCGCCTGGGCCTACAGCGACCTGATGCTCAGGACTCTCTCCGGCGACGGGCTTCAACCCGTCACGCGGGCGCTGTTCCGCACAGTCATGGCCACAGGCTGCTGCCAGCCCAAGGTGCCGAAACTCAAGCCGGCCTACTGGGCCGCCAAGGCAGGCAGCGGGTGGCGACTGATGACCATGACCGGCTACGTGGAAATGCCGGACGGGTACAACATGGCCTACACCTACCTCAACGACCGAAGCACCACCACCTACGCCGGCAACATGGAGAAACAGATGCGGCCGGTGCTCGGCTGGATTGAACAGAACCTCCTGATTCTTCGCTGGCGGCCATGAGTCACCCGGAGCGCCTCTCCTTCGCCGGGCAGAGTCAACCGCCGCGCCGTCCGGTCACAAGTTCGCCGTGCTGTACACCGTGCGCTGCACCGGCTCGCCGCTGTTCGAAGCCGGCGCGGACGTCACCCCGAGTGAACGTCCTGCGGCTGCCAGCGGCAGCGGCACGCCCCTCATCCGGTGGACAGCGCGCACCCGCTGCTGCCTGACCCGGTATTCTGCCTGAGCCATCCTCCGGCTTGTCCCGCCCGGTTCGTGCTGGCGCTCCACCACCAGGATGACGCCCTGGCGATGCGCCCGGCCCATCACCTGTCGGTTCTGAACGCTGATCAGCCCGCCCTAAGTGCGCCGGATCTGCGTTTTCTCTCGCCGGGAATCGACGCGGCTGACACGCTGGCGGAGGACGCGGCCTCGCCTGAGTCCGCAGTCTGGCTCTCCTGCACGTGACAGCGGGCTTGACCGGGAGGCCGCGCACCTCTTACAGCCGTCTGACGTTCCGGGCAGAGCGCCGTTCCTTCAAAGCGCAGGAATCTTCGGGTGTCAACAGATGCCCTGGCCGGTTCAGACGCGCTGGGAGCAGGAATCTGGACTCGATGCACCCGCCGGGACGTGGTAAGCGTGGTGTCAGAAGGCCGCCCTTATTGTTTGTTCACGGAAGGCCACACGGTCCTTGCCCCTCCCCACCGTCAAGGAGACCTGTGACCCAGCCGGACTTCACCCCTGCCCTGAATGCTGCCGCGTCTACGGCCAGCGAAACACTGTTCCGCACGCTGCTCAATCACAGCGCGGACATCGTGGCTCTGGTGGATTCGCAGGGCTTCATCCTGTACCACAATCCGGCCGCTCGCCAGCACCTGGGGGAAGTCCTCACCCCGGCCGGGCAGGCTCCCTGCCCACTCTCGATGTGGGACGCCATTCACCCGGACGACGCGCCGAACGTGCGCCGGCTGGCGTTCGAGCTGCTGCCGGCCGGAGTGACGATCACGCTGCCGCCTTCCCGCGTGCGGCACGCGAACGGCAGCTGGCGGTGGCTGGAGGGGTCCGCAATCAATCTCTGCCACGACGAACGCGTGCGTGGCGTGTTGATCCGAGCCGCGGACGTCACGGCCCGCGTGGAGCACACGCAGCATGCGCAGACCGTGATGCAGTTGGCCGAGTCCCTCCTCACCACACGGTCCCTGGGGGACGTCCTGCAGGTGCTTCTTCACGAGGCGCTGCCCGCACTGGGTGCCTCGGCGGGCGGCGTGGCCCTGATTACCAACGGTGGGCAGGACCTGGAAGTCAAGGGCTCTGTGGGGTACCGCCCACACGTCGGGCACGCGTGGCGGCGCGTGCCGCTCAGTGCGCCACTGCCCATGACGGACGCCCTGCGGGAGGGCCGCGCGGTGTTCCTCACGCAGAGTGACCTTGACCAGCAGTACCCGCATCTGCGCCATGCCCTTCCGCCCGGCATGGGCAGCACCGCCGCACTGCCCATGACCGGACCGTCCGGCCCACTGGGGGTCCTGGTCGTCAATACGGCGTCGGGCGAGGCCTTCAGCGCCGCCCGGCAACAGGCGATGCAGCGCGTGGCAAGCCTGTGTGCCCACGCCCTGGAGGGAACATTCGGAGCGGCCGGGCGTGAGGAGCCCGATCTGGCCGACCGGTTCCTCACGCGGTACGCGTCGGAAATCACGACCGTGCTCGCGCCGGACGGAACCATCCTGTTCGACACGGATATTGCCACGCGTCTGCTGGGTTATCCCCTGAACGAGCTGATCGGCCGGCAGATCCTGGAGCTCATCCACCCCGACGATCAAGGGACGGTCGCCCAGGCGATGCAGCAGGCCCTCCAGAACCGGGAATCCACGGTTACGGTCACCTACCGGTTCCTGCACCGTGACGGGCGGTGGGTATGGCTGGCGTCCACGGGAGCCGATCATACGCACGACCCGCAGGTGCGCGGGCTGCTCGTCAATTCGCGGGACGTGACCGCGCAGCGCGAGGCGGAACTGGCCCTGGAGCGGCAGCAGGACGCTTTCCTGCAGCTGTTCGAGGACAATCCCCTGCCCATGTGGGTCTACGACGTGGAGACCCTCGCCTTCATGGAGGTGAATGACGCTGCGCTGCGCCGGTACGGGTATGACCGCGCCGCGTTCCTGAGGATGAAGGTCACTGACATCCGTCCGCCGGAGGACGTCCCGGCTGCCCTGCCGGTCCTGCGGGCGGCCACGACGAATCCACACGGTACGCCCAGCCGGCACCTCACGCGGGATGGGCAGCGGCTGGACGTTATTGCGCGCGCGCACCTGCTGACCCTGGCTGGCCGCGCCGCAAAACTCGTGGTGATTGAGGACATTACCGAGCGGCGCGCCGCAGAACGCGACCTGGCGGCCAGC is a genomic window of Deinococcus taeanensis containing:
- a CDS encoding L-ribulose-5-phosphate 4-epimerase, with the translated sequence MTPPDAHQALRETLTRLHLELPRNGLVTWTSGNISARLPGGEGLLIKPSGVTFEDLTPQGMVHTDLHGQPAPGTLSPSSDTATHAYIYRHLPHVGGIVHTHSPYATAWAANAREIPCFLTAMADEFGGPIPCGGFAPIGGEEIGAEVVRVLRGHRSPAIILQNHGVFTIGPTPRAALKAAVMAEDVARTAFLATQLGAPAPLAPDDIDRLYDRYTNVYGQRPAPQGEVTR
- the araA gene encoding L-arabinose isomerase produces the protein MKHLAHPRLWFVCGSQHLYGPDTLAQVAEHARVIGQALNDSPSIPLDVAAKGVLTTPEDIRALCLQANADPECAGLILWMHTFSPAKMWIGGLSALNKPFVHLHTQFEQALPWDRIDMDYMNLNQSAHGDREAGFLHTRMRLDRKVVVGHWQDEEVHARLGAWTRAAWAWHDLQGAKFARFGDNMRAVAVTEGDKVSAEMRFGFQVNTYAVGDLAERVNAVPEAEVDALVDTYLSEYDVAPDLRPDGERHASLRDGARLEAGMRAFLEEGGFKGFTDTFEDLHGLPQLPGLATQRLMADGYGFGGEGDWKAAALVRAMKVMAHGLPGGTSFMEDYTYHLAPGQHQVLGAHMLEICPSIAAQQPRLEVHPLGIGGKDDPVRLVFDAQQGPAINVSLIDLGSRFRLIVNEVDAVAHPPLPNLPVARAVWECRPDFKTACAAWIHAGGAHHTGYSYAVTTEMIEDFAAIARVELAVIDADTRLREFRQTLQLSDLYHVLAQGLRA
- a CDS encoding arabinan endo-1,5-alpha-L-arabinosidase; this translates as MALAAGLGSVLALGGGHATQPVLRGDLNLHDPTVLRLPGGFVAMGTGYEDIDGGTLRLKTSQDGLSWTDAGHLGDRQPAWVRTLLGQNPPNLWAPSLVQAGRTTYLYYAASTFGQNTSGIGLMTNAALNPRHPDQGWVDRGLVLASGRGDPFNAIDPARLDTPDGRAWLAFGSFWDGIKLRELDPSTGQLHPARPTTYALASRGGGAIEAASLVQRSGYTYLFVSFDRCCAGLSSTYRIMVGRAKDVTGPYLDRQGRPLLQGGGTPVQVTQGRFVGPGGQEVFMNGAAPFLAYHYYDAEQGGAPQLQTSPLLWDAAGWPSLPPLPQEAHP
- a CDS encoding zinc-dependent alcohol dehydrogenase yields the protein MTHDAAVLTGPGTFAFTQRALTPPAPGEVTVRVRAVGICGSDIHMYTDGRIGTSEILSPLVLGHEFMGEITRAAPGTVDGTGQPLQVGARVAVEPHVACGHCRACREGHPNLCPDHTFMGVFPRDGALQTHLNVPAHNTFVLPDSVTDLGGAMLEPLGVALHALRLGHVRVGDRAAVVGAGPIGLLLTQLLHLNGVTALHVTEPLPWRRALAAELGATSTDPTFTEEHDSRYDVVFEAAWADGSVQDAARLARPGARVVLVGIPGNDELRVQHSLARRKGLSLILARRMAHTYPEATALVAAGQLDVDRLVSATYPLSQVQRAFEDHAAYRPGVIKLMVTFPHGPA
- a CDS encoding LacI family DNA-binding transcriptional regulator, coding for MGKPGAPAATIYDVAQRSGVSYQTVSRVINNHANVAAATRERVLKAIEDLNYRPSLLAKSLVTRRSGLLGVVAYGTEQFGPAQVVQSIERSARSQGYEILLVSLREFEQPAMLSAVARLQQFGVDGMVLLSPYDAHDVVRGLTCQVPFILVDATADVDGTTVSIDQFEGAVMAVEHLLSLGHRQVLHLSGPRPWSDAELRYQGYVHTLQRHGLPVLPRFEGDWSPGSGYAAAQQALASGEGFTAIFAGNDQMALGALSALKAAGRNVPGDVALVGFDDTPEAAFFDPPLTTVVQDFGLLGRKSLEELLRLIEQPQSHRRHIVFQPQMRVRASAPAPLPGQASRGPS
- a CDS encoding serine hydrolase, whose protein sequence is MRTLAFWTGLISICLLTGLGHAAAASVTPTSSDAALTCAALPSSAVTLPQGAALSPVPPLPITPANQTPVAPDSVPPAPAPLTPPPLPSMVSGRVSFFAAIYDDSGQPVRTITLGNPDAVHPLASTFKPLVVRAILGDVDGGRFKLTSPFTTTVANRSIEGYPQGTNPLQDLVRRAIYESDNTAADILHLAYGPARLAREVNSRSPCTKVLLTTKAWWAAQSGQTPQVMPLDPRTGNVLPRAAAYAQLPFEERVAFAQRLIQESQTLNAPAMNKKLDQYFLGPSYTPDLEVYIQNTSTAWAYSDLMLRTLSGDGLQPVTRALFRTVMATGCCQPKVPKLKPAYWAAKAGSGWRLMTMTGYVEMPDGYNMAYTYLNDRSTTTYAGNMEKQMRPVLGWIEQNLLILRWRP
- a CDS encoding PAS domain S-box protein, coding for MTQPDFTPALNAAASTASETLFRTLLNHSADIVALVDSQGFILYHNPAARQHLGEVLTPAGQAPCPLSMWDAIHPDDAPNVRRLAFELLPAGVTITLPPSRVRHANGSWRWLEGSAINLCHDERVRGVLIRAADVTARVEHTQHAQTVMQLAESLLTTRSLGDVLQVLLHEALPALGASAGGVALITNGGQDLEVKGSVGYRPHVGHAWRRVPLSAPLPMTDALREGRAVFLTQSDLDQQYPHLRHALPPGMGSTAALPMTGPSGPLGVLVVNTASGEAFSAARQQAMQRVASLCAHALEGTFGAAGREEPDLADRFLTRYASEITTVLAPDGTILFDTDIATRLLGYPLNELIGRQILELIHPDDQGTVAQAMQQALQNRESTVTVTYRFLHRDGRWVWLASTGADHTHDPQVRGLLVNSRDVTAQREAELALERQQDAFLQLFEDNPLPMWVYDVETLAFMEVNDAALRRYGYDRAAFLRMKVTDIRPPEDVPAALPVLRAATTNPHGTPSRHLTRDGQRLDVIARAHLLTLAGRAAKLVVIEDITERRAAERDLAASERKFRLLAENASNVIATFTPGGQCTYLSPACQALLGISPDMYQSVDPFAFVYPEDQEQLRHMLTQAQAPGFTETTMTYRVRRADQEVRWVETTFKAVRSPLSGQILEFQTATMDIHARKAAEEQLQTQLERTQHLVDLTVALEGHHEPRDVAREALERCLRVTEYTCGCYVDVQRGTLTLLHASGCSKDLLDALRQTYPTLNLLGEAGDGMPRGESIHHLIDHQRLPDALQVELLPYRSACAMPVMAQGELAGAFLLLSPTAEVTTGSRRLLRAVAERVSAALERSQHLQQLDASREETLRALGLALEYRDYETKGHTDRVTHLSEQLGRALGFQGADLDALRWGAYLHDTGKVAIPDAVLLKPGSLNADEWSLMTRHAEIGHEMLCHIPNLPQTTLTLVRHHHEKWNGTGYPAGLAGPAIPLAARVFSVVDVFDALTSDRPYRPAWTVDRARAYLLANAGEHFDPEVVQAFLALPLCPPDAPETPT